In one window of Protaetiibacter larvae DNA:
- a CDS encoding Dyp-type peroxidase translates to MSEADGAVEQSETSGLSRRGLLTGAAIAGAAIAGTVAAVTGRTGRAPAAGADRPVPAGGEQQAGIQRPAIPQQHCLLAVLDLDLDALQGSLSALGTRIAEVTAQPRGIPELTPDGPADLTVTVGLGARALVATAAPELATLVELPDFAGDAELPPERRGGELLLSVNASDPTVLEPVLSSLLAALSGPRLRWTEFGYRGPAVDGVSRNPFGYFDGIIRPQTEQEFRDDVWIADGPLAGGTVCVVRRFHLGVDEFRALAPADRDAVIGRAQSTGAPLSGGSRDDQIDLDAKRADGSLLIPLHAHARAAHPSFTGSPLMLRRSYSYRASDDDRGHLFISYQNDVATFTRTQLRLDEVDDLMRYSSPTATAAFAILPGVLPDRPLGATLF, encoded by the coding sequence ATGAGCGAGGCGGACGGCGCCGTCGAGCAGAGCGAGACGTCGGGGCTCTCCCGGCGCGGACTGCTCACGGGTGCGGCGATCGCAGGCGCGGCGATCGCCGGAACCGTCGCAGCGGTCACCGGACGCACCGGCCGCGCGCCCGCGGCGGGCGCCGATCGCCCTGTGCCCGCCGGCGGCGAGCAGCAGGCCGGCATCCAGCGCCCGGCGATCCCCCAGCAGCACTGCCTGCTCGCCGTGCTCGACCTCGACCTCGACGCCCTGCAGGGCTCGCTGAGCGCCCTCGGGACGCGCATCGCCGAGGTCACCGCGCAGCCGCGCGGCATCCCCGAGCTCACCCCCGACGGCCCCGCCGATCTGACCGTCACGGTCGGCCTCGGGGCTCGCGCCCTCGTCGCCACCGCCGCCCCCGAGCTCGCCACGCTCGTCGAGCTGCCCGACTTCGCGGGCGACGCCGAGCTGCCGCCCGAACGGCGTGGGGGCGAGCTGCTGCTGTCGGTGAACGCGTCCGACCCGACGGTTCTCGAACCGGTGCTCTCATCACTGCTGGCCGCACTGAGCGGTCCGCGGCTGCGCTGGACCGAGTTCGGCTACCGCGGGCCCGCCGTCGACGGCGTCTCACGCAATCCCTTCGGCTACTTCGACGGCATCATCCGCCCGCAGACCGAGCAGGAGTTCCGCGACGACGTCTGGATCGCCGACGGACCTCTCGCGGGAGGAACGGTGTGCGTCGTGCGCCGCTTCCACCTCGGCGTCGACGAGTTCCGTGCGCTCGCGCCCGCCGACCGGGACGCCGTCATCGGGCGCGCGCAGTCCACCGGGGCGCCGCTCTCCGGCGGCTCGCGCGACGACCAGATCGACCTCGACGCGAAACGCGCCGACGGCAGCCTGCTGATCCCGCTGCACGCGCACGCGCGCGCCGCGCATCCCTCCTTCACGGGGAGCCCGCTCATGCTGCGCCGCAGCTACAGCTACCGCGCCTCCGACGACGACCGCGGGCACCTCTTCATCTCCTACCAGAACGACGTGGCCACCTTCACGCGCACCCAGTTGCGGCTCGACGAGGTCGACGACCTCATGCGGTACTCCTCGCCGACCGCGACCGCCGCATTCGCGATCCTGCCCGGCGTGCTGCCGGACCGACCGCTCGGCGCGACACTGTTCTGA
- a CDS encoding SdrD B-like domain-containing protein, which produces MPRARAKTPARPETRRLLRRALTAGIAVLAIVGGGLAAGSPAAWAATGQVRGQVFVDFDGDGALDTGNTASSGIANDIPAAGITVNAYNRYNALVGTATTAATGNPNYTIALTGVVDGDPLRIEYTLPAGSYDSFQGTNSNTSVRFVQAGAENVNLGIVRPDDFNSNDPFIATVLQRAGIPTSPANTGAPAVVLNRWSAANNATVTQVENPNCTTNQNCADFSARKTVATIDQLGAVYSVAYDPAGRDLYVAATYKRGAGLGALGLGGIYRINDVIDAAGNLTAGVPTVTNWTNVAATGGTNLGINVGTARGNTGAGSRLLDQAQGVFADSDAFAKATKVGIGGMAIDPDRRILYFVNLNDKRIYGITLAATPANVGNWATPASSTQRPFALTLRGNALHVGYNDTGEAYPFCPASSPGTAYGAGANGSCTGGTALQAYVARATLGATGAPGAFTTELTVPLGYAKGNQIYDWQGAGGAVANGRTQTLRWNTWTDTWSGVGAAPAERSVGIATTGGWGNGFIQMYPQPFVASVAFDSAGFLTLGLGDRTQIQSGNRQVAANETTISTASTAYETISSGDTLLAAPNTNGTYTLESNGTATGTAGSRVGAAGRDAQPANAEAPGGNEFYYDRGAIGTQANHREASLGTVLTAPGVSQVASTFVDPLGPVRVTGIGWFDAANGNNVRGYQQENDTGGGGFSTSFQKGGGIGALALVLRDAPVEIGNRVWYDADLDGIQDADEPAVGGAIVELWSDTNNDGVPNTLLATATTTGAAQGSTVYGATTFGYTGTDPGSFFFRSADAVAGGVTNFTKNARYVLVFRKPANTATAVNLLWPTATVPAGFAGLTWAQVQLTGAAASGSTTRNDSNPNPTTGYAPVTVGGGSENDHTIDAGWFGLSSYRLEKAVVGTPPAGASFALSIATATNFRGDDRRWVSGAASVPIVDTLSYSLAAGQTLTTTEQLPYGYVLTVTEPNMPGAAIAFTPPLAVGNDDTGRLVIAPTAEAGGVKLTATNSFTAITVTKALSPAATLPAGTTFPVEYSVNGGAITTAQLAVGAGGAVTIPGIPWGSTVRLRENLTGPFSWGGYIWSTGSWAQGATALVPDGSGWVTVTAPSSTTALQLTLTNHPYQPPALPFAGGIGADLFTVGGALVIVTALGLGFWQLRVRRRDRRPPAHRA; this is translated from the coding sequence ATGCCCCGCGCCCGCGCCAAGACGCCTGCGCGCCCCGAAACGCGCAGGCTCCTTCGGCGTGCGCTCACGGCGGGGATCGCGGTGCTGGCGATCGTGGGCGGGGGACTCGCCGCCGGATCCCCGGCCGCCTGGGCCGCGACGGGGCAGGTCCGCGGGCAGGTGTTCGTGGACTTCGACGGCGACGGCGCGCTCGACACCGGCAACACGGCGAGCTCGGGCATCGCGAACGACATCCCCGCGGCCGGCATCACCGTGAACGCCTACAACCGGTACAACGCCCTGGTCGGCACCGCGACGACCGCGGCCACCGGCAACCCCAACTACACCATCGCGTTGACGGGCGTCGTCGACGGCGACCCGCTGCGCATCGAGTACACCTTGCCCGCGGGGAGCTACGACTCCTTCCAGGGCACCAACTCGAACACGAGTGTGCGCTTCGTGCAGGCGGGGGCCGAGAACGTCAACCTCGGGATCGTGCGCCCCGACGACTTCAACTCGAACGATCCCTTCATCGCCACCGTGTTGCAACGCGCCGGCATCCCCACCTCGCCCGCCAACACGGGCGCGCCCGCGGTCGTGTTGAACCGGTGGTCGGCGGCCAACAACGCGACCGTCACCCAGGTGGAGAATCCGAACTGCACGACCAACCAGAACTGCGCCGATTTCTCGGCCCGCAAGACGGTGGCCACGATCGACCAGCTCGGCGCCGTCTACTCGGTCGCCTACGATCCCGCCGGTCGTGACCTGTACGTCGCGGCCACCTACAAGCGCGGTGCGGGTCTCGGTGCGCTGGGCCTCGGCGGCATCTACCGCATCAACGATGTGATCGACGCCGCCGGCAACCTGACGGCGGGCGTCCCGACCGTCACCAACTGGACGAATGTCGCGGCGACCGGCGGCACCAACCTCGGCATCAATGTGGGCACGGCGCGCGGCAACACCGGTGCGGGTAGCCGTCTCCTGGATCAGGCGCAGGGCGTCTTCGCCGATTCGGATGCTTTCGCCAAGGCGACGAAGGTCGGGATCGGCGGGATGGCGATCGACCCTGACCGCCGCATCCTCTACTTCGTCAACCTCAACGACAAGCGCATCTACGGCATCACCCTCGCGGCGACGCCCGCGAATGTGGGCAACTGGGCCACCCCCGCCTCGAGTACGCAGCGCCCGTTCGCGCTCACGCTTCGCGGCAACGCGCTCCATGTGGGCTACAACGACACGGGCGAGGCGTACCCGTTCTGTCCGGCGTCGTCGCCAGGCACCGCCTACGGCGCGGGCGCGAACGGCAGCTGCACGGGCGGCACCGCGCTGCAGGCGTACGTCGCCCGCGCGACCCTGGGTGCGACGGGTGCGCCGGGGGCTTTCACGACCGAGCTCACGGTTCCGCTCGGCTACGCCAAGGGCAACCAGATCTACGACTGGCAGGGCGCCGGCGGCGCCGTCGCGAACGGGCGTACCCAGACGCTGCGCTGGAACACCTGGACCGACACCTGGAGCGGGGTCGGGGCGGCTCCCGCCGAGCGCAGCGTCGGGATCGCGACGACGGGCGGATGGGGCAACGGCTTCATCCAGATGTACCCGCAGCCTTTCGTCGCCTCGGTGGCGTTCGACTCGGCCGGCTTCCTGACCCTGGGTCTCGGCGACCGCACGCAGATCCAGAGCGGCAACCGTCAGGTCGCCGCGAACGAGACGACGATTTCGACCGCCTCGACCGCCTACGAGACGATCTCCTCGGGCGACACCTTGCTCGCCGCTCCGAACACGAACGGCACCTACACCCTGGAGTCGAACGGCACGGCGACGGGCACGGCGGGGTCGCGCGTGGGCGCGGCCGGGCGCGATGCGCAGCCGGCGAACGCGGAAGCGCCTGGCGGGAACGAGTTCTATTACGACCGCGGTGCGATCGGCACGCAGGCCAACCACCGCGAGGCGAGCCTCGGCACTGTGCTCACGGCGCCCGGCGTCTCGCAGGTGGCGTCCACCTTCGTCGACCCGCTCGGTCCCGTGCGCGTCACCGGCATCGGCTGGTTCGATGCCGCGAACGGCAACAACGTGCGCGGCTACCAGCAGGAGAACGACACCGGCGGTGGCGGATTCAGCACCTCGTTCCAGAAGGGCGGCGGCATCGGTGCGCTCGCCCTCGTGTTGCGCGATGCCCCCGTCGAGATCGGCAACCGGGTCTGGTACGACGCGGATCTGGACGGCATCCAGGACGCCGACGAGCCGGCGGTCGGCGGTGCGATCGTCGAGCTGTGGAGCGACACCAACAACGACGGCGTGCCGAACACGCTGCTCGCGACCGCGACCACGACCGGCGCCGCCCAGGGCTCGACCGTCTACGGGGCGACGACGTTCGGCTACACGGGCACCGATCCGGGGAGCTTCTTCTTCCGGTCGGCGGATGCCGTCGCCGGCGGGGTGACCAACTTCACCAAGAACGCGCGCTACGTGCTGGTGTTCCGAAAACCCGCGAACACGGCCACCGCCGTGAACCTGCTGTGGCCGACTGCGACGGTGCCCGCCGGGTTCGCGGGACTCACCTGGGCGCAGGTGCAGCTCACGGGTGCGGCCGCGAGCGGGTCGACGACGCGCAACGACTCGAACCCGAACCCGACGACGGGGTACGCACCTGTGACGGTCGGGGGAGGCAGCGAGAACGATCACACGATCGATGCCGGATGGTTCGGGCTGAGCAGCTATCGGCTCGAGAAGGCCGTGGTGGGCACGCCGCCCGCGGGGGCGAGCTTCGCGTTGTCGATCGCCACGGCCACCAACTTCCGGGGGGACGACCGCCGGTGGGTCTCGGGTGCGGCGAGCGTGCCGATCGTGGACACGCTCAGCTATTCGCTCGCCGCGGGGCAGACCCTCACGACGACCGAGCAACTGCCGTACGGCTATGTGCTGACCGTCACCGAGCCGAACATGCCGGGTGCCGCGATCGCCTTCACGCCCCCTCTTGCGGTCGGCAACGACGACACGGGTCGGCTCGTGATCGCACCCACCGCCGAGGCGGGCGGCGTGAAGCTGACCGCCACCAACAGCTTCACCGCGATCACCGTCACGAAGGCCCTGTCGCCGGCGGCGACGCTGCCCGCGGGCACCACCTTCCCCGTGGAGTACTCCGTGAACGGCGGCGCGATCACGACCGCGCAGCTGGCGGTCGGCGCGGGCGGCGCGGTCACGATCCCCGGCATCCCGTGGGGGTCGACCGTGCGGCTGCGGGAGAACCTGACCGGTCCGTTCTCGTGGGGTGGCTACATCTGGTCGACGGGCAGCTGGGCGCAAGGCGCCACAGCGCTCGTGCCGGACGGCAGCGGCTGGGTGACGGTGACGGCGCCGTCCAGCACGACGGCCCTGCAGCTGACCCTCACGAACCACCCGTACCAGCCGCCCGCCCTGCCGTTCGCGGGCGGGATCGGTGCCGACCTGTTCACGGTCGGCGGCGCGCTCGTGATCGTCACGGCGCTCGGCCTCGGGTTCTGGCAGCTCCGGGTGCGGCGGCGGGATCGACGGCCGCCCGCGCACCGCGCCTGA
- a CDS encoding class C sortase, which yields MTAVVIRHRRASARPRGWRMPWLAFATAVVFFVGAVVLLAPSIANWFSQVEQASHISDLASEVHDLGADTLRQELADARAYNTTLVGGAVVAANERIPLPATAPSRADSRSYDELLMADSLGLMARIKIPRIGVDLPVYHGTSDATLEQGVGHLEGTALPVGGVGTRSVLTGHRGLATSELFTNLDKVRLGDTFTIEVFGEVLSYRVIASEVVQPEDSQALYPDPDRDLLTLVTCTPLGINSHRILLTGERVLPTPIGDVASAGNPPTIPGFPWWIVILSIVLVMGVAYVAYAGRAPRRRHTATPGASTGLPD from the coding sequence ATGACCGCCGTCGTGATCCGTCACCGCCGGGCCTCCGCGAGGCCTCGGGGCTGGCGGATGCCGTGGCTGGCGTTCGCGACCGCCGTCGTGTTCTTCGTGGGCGCCGTGGTGCTGCTCGCCCCCTCGATCGCGAACTGGTTCTCGCAGGTCGAGCAGGCGTCGCACATCAGCGACCTCGCGAGCGAGGTCCACGACCTCGGAGCCGACACGCTCCGTCAGGAGCTCGCCGATGCGCGCGCCTACAACACGACCCTGGTGGGCGGCGCGGTGGTGGCCGCCAACGAACGCATCCCGCTCCCCGCCACCGCACCCAGCCGAGCCGACTCCCGCAGCTACGACGAGCTGCTCATGGCGGACTCGCTGGGACTCATGGCACGCATCAAGATCCCCCGCATCGGCGTCGACCTGCCCGTCTACCACGGCACGAGCGACGCGACCCTCGAGCAGGGCGTCGGACATCTCGAGGGCACGGCGCTCCCGGTCGGCGGGGTCGGCACGCGTTCCGTGCTCACCGGCCACCGCGGACTCGCCACCTCGGAGCTCTTCACGAACCTCGACAAGGTGCGGCTCGGCGACACCTTCACGATCGAGGTCTTCGGGGAGGTGCTGAGCTATCGGGTGATCGCGAGCGAGGTCGTCCAGCCCGAGGACTCCCAGGCGCTCTACCCGGATCCCGATCGCGATCTGCTCACCCTCGTCACCTGCACGCCGCTCGGCATCAACAGCCACCGCATCCTCCTCACCGGGGAGCGGGTGCTGCCGACCCCGATCGGGGACGTCGCGAGCGCCGGCAACCCGCCGACGATCCCCGGCTTCCCGTGGTGGATCGTCATCCTGTCGATCGTCCTCGTGATGGGCGTTGCCTACGTCGCCTACGCGGGCCGCGCCCCGCGGCGGCGACACACAGCCACCCCGGGCGCGTCAACGGGGTTGCCGGACTGA
- a CDS encoding SpaH/EbpB family LPXTG-anchored major pilin, producing the protein MTTITHSRSRRIAAAAGAFALAAAGVLGFAGSASADPIGGVGNIVSPDPGTGSITVHKYTKTSTNGSTAGDGTQVTPTGAPIPGVTFTVREVLSSSASLPLLTNAGWTTANAIQGAFSPASPVASLTAISGVTLTAGTSVVTNASGDAAFANLHYGLYLVQETAAPANVTDPSLPFLVTVPFPTGAANATNPNEWLYAVHVYPKNAVTGVTKAVKSADTAFRTAADYVTWTIGATVPTVASGGINTFTVADTVDPAQLSFVTGTVPSGISPRAIRVFNAGGTDVTSNFTLTTDYTYTVSGTNNEVQTLAFTSTGRADLATYASGGRVEFDVPTQVVAVPTAGTVLNSTHLVANSGTSDASSSQDFGKLRVLKFAMTDVADVPTKTPLAGATFEVYADADADGVADAGELVTVNGATSWTTDAAGIVNIPALKPGAYLLKETAAPVGYQALSAVVPATVVAGDVVATGTVQNYVEVENSQLPPWLLPFTGGNGVLTFTIVGAGLMALAFGFAFVAFRRRKQAEQA; encoded by the coding sequence ATGACGACCATCACCCACAGCCGGTCGCGTCGTATCGCCGCCGCGGCCGGGGCGTTCGCCCTCGCCGCCGCCGGCGTGCTCGGCTTCGCGGGCTCCGCCTCCGCCGACCCGATCGGGGGCGTCGGCAACATCGTCAGCCCCGACCCGGGCACCGGCTCGATCACCGTGCACAAGTACACGAAGACGAGCACGAACGGCAGCACCGCCGGCGACGGCACCCAGGTGACCCCGACGGGCGCTCCGATCCCGGGCGTCACCTTCACGGTCCGCGAGGTGCTCAGCTCTTCCGCATCGCTGCCGCTGCTGACGAACGCCGGCTGGACCACCGCCAACGCGATCCAGGGCGCGTTCAGCCCCGCGAGCCCCGTAGCCTCGCTCACCGCGATCAGCGGTGTGACCCTCACCGCCGGCACCAGCGTCGTCACCAATGCGAGCGGCGACGCGGCCTTCGCCAACCTGCACTACGGCCTCTACCTCGTGCAGGAGACGGCGGCGCCCGCGAACGTGACCGACCCGTCGCTGCCGTTCCTGGTGACCGTTCCGTTCCCGACCGGCGCCGCGAACGCCACCAACCCCAACGAGTGGCTGTACGCCGTGCACGTGTACCCGAAGAACGCCGTCACGGGTGTCACCAAGGCCGTCAAGTCGGCCGACACGGCGTTCCGCACCGCGGCCGACTACGTGACCTGGACCATCGGCGCGACGGTCCCCACGGTCGCGAGCGGCGGCATCAACACCTTCACGGTCGCCGACACGGTCGACCCGGCGCAGCTGAGCTTCGTGACCGGCACGGTGCCCTCGGGCATCTCCCCGCGCGCGATCCGGGTGTTCAACGCCGGGGGCACCGACGTGACCTCGAACTTCACGCTCACGACCGACTACACCTACACGGTCAGCGGCACGAACAACGAGGTGCAGACCCTCGCCTTCACCTCGACGGGGCGCGCCGACCTCGCCACCTACGCCTCAGGCGGGCGCGTCGAGTTCGACGTGCCGACCCAGGTGGTCGCGGTGCCCACGGCCGGGACGGTGCTCAACAGCACCCATCTGGTCGCCAACAGCGGCACCTCCGACGCCTCCTCGAGCCAGGACTTCGGCAAGCTGCGCGTCCTGAAGTTCGCCATGACCGACGTGGCGGATGTGCCCACGAAGACCCCGCTCGCGGGCGCCACCTTCGAGGTGTACGCCGACGCCGACGCCGACGGTGTCGCGGATGCCGGCGAGCTGGTCACCGTGAACGGCGCGACCAGCTGGACGACCGACGCGGCGGGCATCGTCAACATCCCGGCCCTCAAGCCGGGTGCCTACCTCCTCAAGGAGACCGCGGCGCCGGTCGGCTACCAGGCGCTCAGCGCGGTGGTCCCCGCGACGGTCGTCGCGGGCGACGTCGTCGCCACGGGCACGGTGCAGAACTACGTCGAGGTCGAGAACAGCCAGCTTCCGCCGTGGCTGCTGCCCTTCACGGGTGGCAACGGGGTGCTGACCTTCACGATCGTCGGGGCCGGCCTCATGGCGCTCGCCTTCGGCTTCGCGTTCGTCGCGTTCCGCCGCCGCAAGCAGGCCGAGCAGGCCTGA
- a CDS encoding right-handed parallel beta-helix repeat-containing protein encodes MPRRLAAAALAALAALALCGCADAAPATKAEVHVPADAATLSAAMELVSPGGLVVIAPGRYEEQLLVDKADVTVRGEDRNATVIDGGGIRPYGIVAIADGVRIENLTVTGATFYGVLVTGLHDGDGPADPGEGGYTDWDPRAFPPLQRFLVDHVTAFNNGLYGIYAFNSQHGVIRDSYASGSADSGFYVGQCEECDILVTGNVAERNAVGFENANASDSVVIVGNRFAGNRVGMTLLSSYQEAFTPQRANTVVGNLVTDNVEPDSPSQAEGGFATGIGIAGGQRNTIERNRITGNPRAAVILTNTEDIAASGNRVEANLVDDGARLANLSAARTPAVGNCWTDAAPSRPAELAAEAAAACDGDTTPQSATTALPGPEAPPGVSFRRVAAPRDQPQLAASGRPARLPGTVAMPELTGVAVPDATLLADRAGTR; translated from the coding sequence GTGCCTCGACGCCTCGCTGCCGCCGCCCTCGCGGCCCTCGCGGCGCTGGCGTTGTGCGGCTGCGCCGATGCGGCCCCGGCGACGAAGGCCGAGGTGCACGTGCCCGCCGACGCGGCGACCCTCTCCGCGGCCATGGAGCTCGTGAGCCCCGGGGGGCTGGTCGTGATCGCACCGGGCCGATACGAGGAGCAGCTGCTCGTCGACAAGGCGGACGTGACGGTGCGCGGCGAGGACCGCAACGCGACCGTCATCGACGGCGGCGGCATCCGCCCCTACGGCATCGTCGCCATCGCCGACGGCGTTCGGATCGAGAACCTGACCGTGACGGGCGCGACCTTCTACGGCGTGCTGGTCACCGGGCTGCACGACGGCGACGGCCCCGCCGATCCGGGCGAAGGCGGCTACACCGACTGGGATCCCCGCGCGTTCCCCCCGCTGCAGCGCTTCCTCGTCGACCACGTGACCGCCTTCAACAACGGCCTGTACGGGATCTACGCCTTCAACTCCCAGCACGGCGTGATCCGCGACTCCTACGCCTCCGGCTCCGCCGACAGCGGCTTCTACGTGGGGCAGTGCGAGGAGTGCGACATCCTCGTCACGGGAAACGTGGCCGAGCGCAACGCGGTCGGGTTCGAGAACGCCAACGCGAGCGACTCGGTCGTCATCGTCGGCAACCGTTTCGCGGGCAATCGGGTCGGCATGACCCTGCTGTCGAGCTACCAGGAGGCGTTCACCCCGCAACGCGCGAACACCGTGGTCGGCAACCTCGTGACCGACAACGTGGAGCCCGACTCGCCCTCGCAGGCCGAGGGCGGATTCGCGACCGGGATCGGCATCGCGGGCGGCCAGCGCAACACGATCGAACGCAACCGGATCACGGGCAACCCGCGCGCCGCCGTGATCCTCACCAACACCGAGGACATCGCGGCATCGGGCAACCGTGTCGAGGCCAACCTCGTCGACGACGGCGCCCGGCTCGCGAACCTCTCGGCGGCGCGCACCCCCGCCGTCGGCAACTGCTGGACGGATGCCGCACCGAGCCGGCCCGCCGAGCTCGCCGCCGAGGCCGCAGCCGCGTGCGACGGCGACACGACGCCGCAGAGCGCCACCACCGCCCTCCCCGGTCCCGAGGCTCCCCCCGGGGTGAGCTTCCGCCGCGTGGCCGCGCCGCGCGACCAACCGCAGCTCGCCGCGTCCGGGAGGCCCGCGCGGCTGCCGGGGACCGTCGCGATGCCCGAGCTGACCGGCGTCGCGGTGCCCGACGCGACCCTCCTCGCCGACCGCGCGGGAACCCGATGA
- a CDS encoding DUF7507 domain-containing protein yields the protein MRARRVVRTSAALAGVALVLASGATAQLASSAPARATALFASGPLLLQEDFTGDTAIPEFSAYGDACLTGAPAGAALPAGLHPLAGCPAGGSGVSPPLGGAPDGFLRLTDAVVNQAGAVLFKTDIRSTDGVEITFEQWQYGGFSTIPQFPTQTADGISFFLVDAAQVTTLSAPGAFGGSLGYAQKLDGGTLFNGVDGGYLGFGFDVLGNFFNDGENRGSGCGQPGPFVDGLTSPVGSALVAPAPGANNVTVRGPGQGAAGYCYLGISADLAGGSWVSRLPGPLHGPTTVVSQSDPAQAVTDLLPSRRTVTMVLEPEPSHHITVYVDTGSGPVMVLDILAPQPVPPAVKFGFAASTGAFTDVHLIRTLTMQALDPLPALGLTKTATPVVPGALGVGDQVRFDLVVTNTGGGTVHGITVDAPVIGPVSCPQADLAEGASMTCSVIYTLTQADIDRGSVLSTAVANGTGRDGGVVSNPADALVELAELAASGVDGAVLGAVGAASGAAVLLGAVLFARARRRPRSE from the coding sequence ATGCGCGCGCGGCGTGTGGTGCGAACGAGCGCGGCCCTGGCCGGGGTGGCGCTCGTGCTGGCGAGCGGTGCGACGGCGCAACTCGCGTCGAGCGCGCCGGCCCGAGCGACCGCGCTGTTCGCGAGCGGTCCCCTGCTGCTGCAGGAGGATTTCACGGGTGACACCGCCATCCCCGAGTTCAGCGCCTACGGCGATGCCTGTCTCACGGGCGCCCCCGCGGGCGCCGCGCTCCCCGCGGGTCTCCATCCCCTCGCCGGATGCCCGGCGGGCGGCTCGGGCGTCTCGCCGCCGCTCGGCGGAGCGCCCGACGGCTTCCTCCGGCTCACCGATGCCGTCGTGAACCAGGCGGGCGCGGTGCTCTTCAAGACCGACATCCGTTCGACCGATGGCGTGGAGATCACCTTCGAGCAGTGGCAGTACGGCGGGTTCTCGACCATCCCGCAGTTCCCCACGCAGACCGCCGACGGCATCTCCTTCTTCCTCGTCGACGCCGCCCAGGTGACGACCCTGAGCGCGCCGGGCGCGTTCGGCGGCAGCCTCGGCTACGCCCAGAAGCTCGACGGCGGCACCCTGTTCAACGGCGTCGACGGCGGGTATCTCGGGTTCGGGTTCGATGTGCTCGGCAACTTCTTCAACGATGGCGAGAACCGGGGCAGCGGCTGCGGTCAGCCGGGGCCCTTCGTCGACGGCCTCACCTCGCCCGTCGGCAGCGCGCTCGTCGCGCCCGCGCCGGGCGCCAACAACGTCACGGTGCGCGGCCCCGGCCAGGGGGCGGCCGGGTACTGCTATCTCGGGATCTCGGCGGACCTCGCGGGCGGCAGCTGGGTGAGCCGCCTTCCCGGCCCGCTGCACGGTCCGACGACCGTCGTCTCGCAGAGCGATCCCGCGCAGGCCGTCACCGACCTGCTGCCTTCCCGCCGCACCGTCACGATGGTGCTGGAGCCCGAGCCGAGCCATCACATCACGGTGTACGTGGACACCGGGTCCGGCCCCGTGATGGTGCTCGACATCCTCGCGCCCCAGCCGGTGCCGCCCGCCGTCAAGTTCGGGTTCGCCGCCTCGACCGGGGCCTTCACGGATGTGCACCTCATCCGCACCCTGACGATGCAGGCGCTCGATCCGCTGCCGGCGCTCGGTCTCACCAAGACCGCGACCCCCGTCGTGCCGGGTGCGCTGGGGGTGGGCGATCAGGTGCGCTTCGACCTCGTGGTGACGAACACGGGCGGCGGCACGGTGCACGGCATCACCGTGGACGCCCCCGTCATCGGCCCCGTGAGCTGCCCGCAGGCGGACCTCGCCGAGGGCGCCTCGATGACCTGCTCCGTGATCTACACCCTCACGCAGGCGGACATCGACCGCGGCTCGGTGCTCAGCACGGCGGTCGCGAACGGCACGGGGCGCGACGGCGGGGTGGTCTCGAATCCGGCCGACGCCCTCGTCGAGCTCGCCGAGCTCGCCGCGAGCGGGGTGGACGGGGCGGTGCTGGGAGCGGTAGGCGCGGCGTCGGGGGCAGCGGTGCTGCTGGGTGCCGTGCTGTTCGCGCGAGCGCGGCGACGGCCGCGCTCCGAGTGA